A section of the Rhizobium sp. SSA_523 genome encodes:
- a CDS encoding helix-turn-helix transcriptional regulator, translated as MATSDPFAAIADPHRRHLLEELRRGPRTVNELAKGLPISRPAVSQHLKALLDSNLVSVTSEGTRRVYAVNGKGFNRLNIWLDQFWAR; from the coding sequence ATGGCCACAAGCGACCCTTTTGCAGCAATCGCAGACCCTCACCGGCGTCACCTGCTGGAGGAGTTGAGGCGTGGGCCGCGCACCGTCAACGAACTGGCAAAGGGCCTGCCGATCAGCCGGCCGGCGGTCTCGCAACATCTCAAAGCCCTGCTCGACAGCAATCTGGTCTCCGTCACCTCGGAAGGGACGCGACGGGTCTATGCCGTCAACGGCAAGGGCTTCAACAGGCTGAATATCTGGCTGGACCAGTTCTGGGCGCGATAG
- a CDS encoding pyridoxamine 5'-phosphate oxidase family protein: protein MAKRYDRLEDQHVNFIQRQHMFFTASAAAGGRVNISPRSTDMFRLVDAHSALYLDRTGSGNETAAHLAADGRLTIMFCAVEGPPLILRLYGRGRVIHRASTEYSARLERYFEGKAPLGARQMMHLDFDLVQTSCGYGVPLFHYEGERSQMDAWARSKGEDGIEAYWREKNQLSMDGLPTGLFDAPGTEDQRDPA from the coding sequence ATGGCAAAGCGATATGACCGGTTGGAAGACCAGCACGTCAATTTCATCCAGCGGCAACACATGTTCTTCACCGCCTCGGCGGCGGCCGGCGGGCGTGTGAATATCTCGCCGCGCAGCACCGATATGTTCCGGCTCGTCGATGCCCATTCCGCCCTCTATCTCGATCGCACGGGCAGCGGCAACGAGACGGCGGCGCATCTGGCGGCCGATGGGCGGTTGACGATCATGTTCTGCGCCGTCGAGGGTCCGCCGCTGATCCTGCGGCTCTATGGCAGGGGGCGGGTGATCCACCGGGCCAGCACGGAATATAGCGCACGGCTCGAGCGCTACTTTGAGGGCAAGGCGCCGCTCGGTGCGCGCCAGATGATGCATCTGGATTTCGACCTCGTGCAGACCTCTTGCGGTTACGGCGTGCCGCTCTTCCACTATGAGGGGGAGCGCAGCCAAATGGATGCCTGGGCGCGATCCAAGGGCGAGGACGGTATCGAGGCCTATTGGCGGGAGAAGAACCAGTTGAGCATGGATGGCCTGCCCACCGGCCTCTTCGATGCGCCGGGCACCGAGGATCAGCGCGATCCCGCATGA
- the purE gene encoding 5-(carboxyamino)imidazole ribonucleotide mutase: MGSQSDWETMKNAADTLDLLDVGYEARIVSAHRTPDRMVAFAKGAREEGFQIIIAGAGGAAHLPGMVAAMTPLPVFGVPVQSKTMSGTDSLYSIVQMPAGIPVGTLAIGRAGAVNAALLAAAVLALSDDDLADRLDEYRARQTASVADYPIDEAP, encoded by the coding sequence ATGGGAAGCCAGTCCGACTGGGAAACCATGAAAAATGCCGCAGACACGCTGGACTTGCTGGATGTGGGCTACGAGGCCCGGATCGTTTCCGCCCATCGCACGCCGGACCGCATGGTGGCCTTTGCCAAGGGCGCGCGCGAGGAAGGCTTCCAGATCATCATTGCCGGTGCCGGCGGTGCCGCCCATCTGCCCGGCATGGTCGCCGCCATGACGCCGCTGCCGGTCTTCGGCGTTCCCGTGCAGTCCAAGACCATGTCGGGAACCGACAGCCTGTATTCCATCGTGCAGATGCCGGCCGGCATCCCCGTCGGTACCCTGGCCATCGGCCGTGCCGGTGCGGTGAACGCCGCCCTTCTCGCCGCCGCCGTTCTGGCGCTTTCCGACGACGATCTGGCCGATCGGCTGGATGAATACCGCGCGCGGCAGACGGCCTCTGTCGCGGATTATCCTATCGACGAGGCGCCATGA
- a CDS encoding DUF1036 domain-containing protein, whose protein sequence is MLPCLAFVAVSLPVIGFADVARADFRVCNGTQNLVGVAIGYRAGEGWISEGWWQVPASSCATLIEGELQSRYYYLYAEDAARGGRWTGDINMCVAENEFKIVGVDDCFARGYQRMGFKEYDTGRQGSWMVQLSDTPTPQEGQN, encoded by the coding sequence TTGCTGCCCTGCCTTGCTTTTGTGGCGGTGAGCCTTCCTGTCATTGGATTTGCTGACGTTGCGCGTGCCGATTTTCGTGTCTGCAACGGCACGCAGAACCTGGTCGGCGTTGCCATCGGCTATCGCGCCGGCGAAGGCTGGATTTCCGAAGGCTGGTGGCAGGTGCCTGCCTCCAGCTGCGCCACGCTGATCGAGGGCGAATTGCAGTCCCGCTATTATTACCTCTATGCCGAAGATGCCGCCCGGGGCGGTCGTTGGACGGGCGACATCAACATGTGCGTCGCCGAAAACGAGTTCAAGATCGTCGGTGTCGACGACTGTTTTGCCCGCGGCTATCAACGCATGGGGTTCAAGGAATATGATACCGGCCGTCAGGGCAGCTGGATGGTCCAGCTTTCTGACACGCCGACCCCCCAAGAAGGCCAGAATTGA
- a CDS encoding DUF2312 domain-containing protein yields MEEVATTGEVNVAAAELRQFIERIERLEEEKQTIADDIKDVFGEAKGRGYDTKAMKTIIRLRKKDANERMEEETILQTYMAALGME; encoded by the coding sequence ATGGAAGAAGTGGCAACGACCGGGGAAGTCAATGTAGCCGCCGCTGAACTGCGCCAGTTCATCGAGAGAATCGAGCGTCTGGAAGAAGAGAAGCAGACGATTGCCGACGATATCAAGGATGTCTTCGGGGAGGCAAAGGGCCGCGGTTACGATACAAAGGCCATGAAGACCATCATCCGTCTGCGCAAGAAGGATGCCAATGAGCGCATGGAAGAGGAAACCATCCTCCAGACCTATATGGCCGCCCTCGGCATGGAATAA
- a CDS encoding YdcH family protein, producing the protein MADQEQADIRLTLARLRQEHEDYDAAINAMIATGCEALRIQRMKKKKLVIKDKMSQLEDQIIPDIIA; encoded by the coding sequence ATGGCTGATCAGGAACAGGCGGATATCCGGCTCACGCTCGCAAGGTTGCGCCAGGAGCATGAAGATTACGACGCCGCCATCAACGCCATGATCGCAACGGGCTGCGAGGCCCTGCGCATCCAGCGTATGAAAAAGAAGAAGCTGGTCATCAAGGACAAGATGAGCCAGCTCGAAGACCAGATCATTCCCGACATCATCGCGTGA
- the ykgO gene encoding type B 50S ribosomal protein L36 has product MKIKNSLKALKARHRENRLVRRKGRVYIINKQNPRFKARQG; this is encoded by the coding sequence ATGAAGATCAAGAACTCGCTCAAAGCGCTTAAGGCTCGTCATCGCGAAAACCGTCTGGTTCGCCGCAAGGGCCGCGTTTACATCATCAACAAGCAGAACCCGCGCTTCAAGGCCCGTCAGGGCTGA
- a CDS encoding 5-(carboxyamino)imidazole ribonucleotide synthase has protein sequence MTLETIGIIGGGQLGRMLAIAAARLNFRAVILEPQADCPAAQVANSQIVAAYDDPAALSALASQCRVVTYEFENVPVAAAERLAALCPVFPPPKALDVAQDRLTEKRFLNSCGIETAKFHAVDSQQDLEQALADFGGCGVLKTRRLGYDGKGQQVFRSAGDTPAGAFAAMGSVPLILESLVEFEREVSVIAARGRDGAVKAYDPAENVHRNGILHTSTLPARIGEQTGFAARGAAERLLVALDYVGVIGMEFFVMADGRLIANEIAPRVHNSGHWTEAACAISQFEQHIRAVAGLPLGDPHRHSDCIMTNLLGDDIEDVPFWLARPNALVHLYGKAEARPGRKMGHVTELLR, from the coding sequence ATGACGCTTGAGACCATTGGAATTATCGGCGGCGGCCAGCTTGGCCGCATGCTGGCCATTGCCGCCGCAAGGCTGAATTTCCGCGCCGTGATCCTGGAACCGCAGGCCGATTGCCCGGCCGCGCAGGTGGCCAATAGCCAGATCGTCGCCGCCTATGACGATCCGGCCGCCCTTTCGGCGCTGGCAAGCCAGTGCCGGGTCGTGACCTATGAGTTCGAAAACGTGCCGGTCGCGGCAGCCGAGCGGCTTGCCGCCCTCTGCCCGGTCTTTCCGCCGCCCAAGGCCCTCGATGTAGCTCAGGACCGCCTGACGGAAAAGCGCTTCCTCAACAGCTGCGGCATCGAGACGGCGAAGTTCCATGCCGTCGATTCGCAACAGGACCTGGAGCAGGCGCTTGCGGATTTCGGCGGCTGCGGCGTGCTGAAGACCCGTCGTCTCGGCTATGACGGCAAGGGCCAGCAGGTCTTCCGGTCCGCAGGCGACACGCCCGCCGGCGCCTTTGCCGCCATGGGCTCCGTTCCCCTCATTCTGGAAAGCCTGGTCGAATTCGAGCGCGAGGTCTCGGTGATCGCCGCAAGAGGGCGCGATGGCGCGGTGAAGGCCTATGATCCGGCGGAGAATGTCCACCGCAACGGCATTCTTCACACCTCCACCCTTCCCGCAAGGATCGGAGAACAGACCGGCTTTGCGGCACGCGGGGCGGCAGAACGTCTGCTGGTCGCGCTGGATTATGTCGGCGTGATCGGCATGGAATTCTTCGTGATGGCCGATGGGCGTCTGATCGCCAACGAGATCGCGCCGCGGGTGCACAATTCCGGTCACTGGACGGAGGCTGCCTGCGCCATCTCGCAATTCGAACAGCATATTCGCGCCGTCGCCGGCTTGCCGCTCGGCGATCCGCATCGTCACTCCGATTGCATCATGACTAATCTCCTGGGGGACGATATCGAAGACGTACCCTTCTGGCTTGCCCGTCCAAACGCGCTTGTCCACCTCTATGGCAAGGCCGAGGCGCGTCCGGGGCGAAAAATGGGACATGTTACCGAGCTTTTGCGGTGA
- a CDS encoding alpha/beta hydrolase, which translates to MLALFGFTAWQAARIEQNFPNIGTQTDIGGFAMNALHVPAGPEADLPPIVFIHGASGNLRDQETAFLEPLGGRAELLFVDRPGHGYSERGGDGNALPDGQAAAIAALMEKKGMERAIIVGHSFGGAITASFALFHPDKVIGTVFLSPATHPWPGGIDWHYRITAMPVIGWLFSHTLVMPAGMVLLEPATRSVFAPNARREAYVDEGAPALVLRPDNFRHNAQDVEGLLDYVTRIAPRYPEIDSPSVIITGDSDPIVLANIHSVGLKRDIRRSELIWLKGVGHKPDYVATDLAIAAIEKLAGKERDLEALARQVEARIKGEPQSAASVSGSSQPALTGSTAGP; encoded by the coding sequence GTGCTTGCGCTGTTCGGCTTCACCGCCTGGCAGGCGGCGCGTATCGAGCAGAACTTCCCCAATATCGGCACGCAGACGGATATTGGCGGCTTTGCCATGAATGCGTTGCATGTCCCCGCAGGCCCTGAGGCCGATCTGCCGCCCATCGTTTTCATTCACGGTGCCAGCGGCAATCTGCGCGATCAGGAAACCGCCTTCCTGGAACCGCTTGGCGGGCGCGCCGAGCTGCTTTTCGTCGATCGTCCGGGCCATGGCTATTCCGAGCGCGGCGGCGATGGCAATGCCCTGCCCGACGGACAGGCCGCCGCCATTGCCGCGCTGATGGAGAAGAAGGGAATGGAGCGGGCGATCATCGTCGGCCATTCCTTCGGCGGCGCGATCACGGCAAGCTTCGCCCTGTTTCACCCCGACAAGGTGATCGGAACCGTGTTCCTCTCCCCCGCCACCCATCCCTGGCCTGGCGGAATCGACTGGCATTACCGGATTACCGCCATGCCGGTGATCGGCTGGCTGTTCAGCCATACGCTGGTCATGCCGGCCGGCATGGTTCTTCTGGAACCGGCCACCCGCTCCGTCTTTGCCCCCAATGCGAGGCGAGAGGCCTATGTGGACGAAGGCGCGCCGGCTCTCGTGCTGCGGCCGGACAATTTCCGTCACAATGCGCAGGATGTGGAAGGGCTTCTCGACTATGTCACCCGCATTGCCCCGCGCTATCCGGAGATCGACAGTCCTTCCGTCATCATCACCGGCGACAGCGACCCGATCGTGCTTGCCAATATTCACTCGGTCGGCCTGAAACGCGATATCAGGAGATCGGAACTGATCTGGCTGAAGGGCGTCGGCCACAAGCCGGATTATGTGGCGACCGATCTTGCCATCGCCGCCATCGAAAAGCTGGCCGGCAAGGAGCGGGACCTGGAGGCGCTGGCGCGGCAGGTGGAAGCGCGGATCAAAGGGGAGCCGCAATCGGCAGCAAGCGTTTCGGGCAGTTCACAGCCGGCGCTGACGGGCTCGACGGCGGGCCCCTGA
- a CDS encoding DUF1244 domain-containing protein: MTELTREQRTELEAAAFRRLLSHLRNRTDVQNIDLMTLAGFCRNCLSNWYLEAAEAAGIPLDKEASREIVYGMPYEEWKARHQQEAGDEQKAAFADRTPHS, encoded by the coding sequence ATGACCGAACTGACCAGGGAGCAAAGGACGGAGCTGGAGGCCGCTGCCTTCCGCCGCCTGCTGTCCCATTTGCGCAACCGCACCGATGTGCAGAATATCGATCTGATGACTCTTGCCGGCTTCTGCCGCAACTGCCTGTCGAACTGGTATCTGGAGGCGGCCGAGGCGGCCGGCATCCCGCTCGACAAGGAGGCTTCCCGCGAAATCGTCTACGGCATGCCCTATGAGGAATGGAAGGCGCGCCACCAGCAGGAGGCGGGCGATGAGCAGAAAGCGGCCTTTGCCGACCGCACGCCGCATTCCTGA
- a CDS encoding sulfite exporter TauE/SafE family protein, translated as MFGFALPDPVFFAAAIPAVALVGLSKGGLGGAFALMGVPLLALVVSPIDAAAIFLPILIVMDVVALYAWRHHYDRKLFLMFLPGGLLGVAFGWATSALVHPDALRLVIAVSMILFAARYYWQTYGPSSASIVPAKPPRWLPAIGWGTLCGYGSFVAHAGGPPFQIYALPLKLDPKDYTGASVRFFALINAVKVIPYVALGALDTRNLAASVTLLPVALVATIAGAAIVRRLKPDVFYPLAYGLGLLASLKLLWDVIV; from the coding sequence ATGTTCGGTTTCGCCCTTCCTGACCCCGTTTTCTTCGCTGCCGCCATTCCTGCCGTCGCCCTTGTGGGCCTGTCGAAAGGCGGCCTCGGTGGCGCCTTCGCGCTGATGGGCGTGCCGCTTCTCGCCCTGGTCGTCAGCCCGATCGACGCTGCGGCGATCTTCCTGCCCATCCTGATCGTGATGGACGTGGTGGCGCTCTATGCCTGGCGCCATCATTACGACCGGAAGCTGTTCCTGATGTTCCTGCCGGGCGGCCTGCTCGGCGTCGCCTTCGGCTGGGCCACGTCGGCGCTCGTCCATCCGGATGCCCTGCGACTCGTCATCGCCGTCTCGATGATCCTGTTTGCGGCGCGTTACTACTGGCAGACCTACGGACCATCATCGGCCAGCATCGTGCCTGCCAAGCCGCCGCGCTGGCTGCCGGCCATCGGCTGGGGAACGCTGTGCGGCTATGGCAGCTTCGTCGCCCATGCCGGCGGCCCGCCCTTCCAGATCTACGCCCTGCCGCTGAAGCTCGATCCGAAGGATTACACCGGCGCCAGCGTCCGGTTCTTCGCGCTCATCAATGCCGTGAAGGTCATACCCTATGTCGCGCTCGGGGCGCTCGACACCCGCAATCTCGCCGCCTCCGTCACGCTCCTGCCGGTGGCGCTGGTGGCGACCATAGCCGGCGCGGCGATCGTGCGCCGCCTGAAACCGGATGTCTTCTATCCGCTCGCCTACGGGCTTGGCCTGCTCGCTTCGCTGAAACTGCTGTGGGATGTCATCGTCTGA
- a CDS encoding N-formylglutamate amidohydrolase, producing MQSFLPFELIAGNRDRGMLLLADHARNSLPQEYGTLGLEEASFGRHIAYDIGVEGLTRRLAERLGVPAVMSCFSRLLIDPNRGEDDPTLIMKISDGAIIPGNHPITPEEWQNRLERFHRPYHAAVDREIQAVADACGRAPLILSLHSYTPAWKAVPRPWHAAVLWDNDPRVARPLIRMLSEEPGLIIGDNEPYDGALKNDTMYRHCMRKGLPHALLEVRQDLIGDEDGILLWADRLAPIFHALNARPDLHEYELFASRTGPYPTAA from the coding sequence ATGCAGTCTTTCCTTCCTTTCGAACTGATAGCCGGCAATCGTGACAGAGGCATGTTGCTCCTCGCCGATCACGCCAGAAACAGCCTGCCTCAGGAATACGGCACGCTGGGGCTGGAGGAAGCGAGCTTCGGAAGGCATATCGCCTATGATATCGGCGTGGAGGGCCTGACCAGGCGACTGGCGGAGCGGCTCGGCGTGCCGGCGGTCATGTCCTGTTTCTCCCGCCTGCTGATCGACCCGAACCGCGGCGAGGACGACCCGACGCTGATCATGAAGATCTCCGACGGCGCCATCATTCCCGGCAACCACCCGATCACGCCCGAGGAATGGCAGAACCGGCTGGAGCGCTTCCACCGGCCCTATCACGCCGCTGTCGACCGGGAAATCCAGGCCGTGGCGGACGCCTGCGGCCGGGCGCCGCTGATCCTGTCGCTGCATTCCTACACGCCCGCCTGGAAGGCGGTGCCGCGTCCCTGGCATGCGGCCGTGCTGTGGGACAATGATCCCCGCGTGGCCAGGCCGCTGATCCGCATGCTTTCCGAAGAGCCGGGCCTTATCATTGGCGACAACGAGCCCTATGACGGGGCGCTGAAGAACGATACCATGTACCGGCACTGCATGCGAAAGGGCCTGCCCCATGCGCTTCTGGAAGTGCGCCAGGATCTGATCGGCGATGAAGACGGCATCCTGCTCTGGGCCGATCGGCTGGCGCCGATCTTTCATGCGTTGAATGCCCGACCGGATCTGCATGAATACGAGCTTTTCGCCTCGCGCACCGGCCCTTATCCGACAGCCGCCTGA
- the pyk gene encoding pyruvate kinase, which yields MKRNRKVKILATLGPASSDEAMIEKLHLAGADLFRINMSHASHDLMRTLMERIRSVEARNGRPIGILADLQGPKLRVGKFAETKVALEPGQTFTLDNKDVPGDKNRVFLPHPEILEAVQPGHRLLIDDGKLHLRAEKTDGKSIVCTVVAGTSISDRKGVSLPDTLLGVGVLTDKDRADLDAVLATNQADWVALSFVQRPEDLAEVRKISQGRVGLMSKIEKPQAIERIEEIIELSDALMVARGDLGVEMPLEAVPGLQKQLTRACRRAGKPVVVATQMLESMITAPVPTRAEVSDVATAVFEGADAVMLSAESASGQYPVEAVSTMASIATKVEQDPYYSNIIYAQRPQPEATGADAISLAARQIAETLKLAAIVTYTSSGTTGLRAARERPQVPIIALSPVVQTARRLSVCWGLHCVVAQEPTDLDDMVNKACRIVAAEGFGKPGDRIIISAGVPLGTPGATNMLRMAYIGPDGKSGV from the coding sequence ATGAAGCGAAACCGCAAAGTAAAAATCCTTGCCACCCTCGGGCCGGCCTCGTCTGACGAGGCGATGATCGAGAAGCTGCACCTGGCCGGCGCCGATCTCTTCCGCATCAATATGAGCCATGCCAGCCATGACCTGATGCGCACGCTGATGGAGCGGATCCGCTCGGTGGAAGCCCGCAACGGCCGGCCGATCGGCATTCTGGCAGACCTGCAGGGTCCCAAGCTGCGGGTTGGCAAGTTTGCCGAGACAAAGGTGGCGCTGGAGCCGGGCCAGACCTTCACGCTCGACAACAAGGACGTGCCGGGAGACAAGAACCGCGTCTTCCTGCCGCATCCGGAAATCCTGGAAGCGGTGCAGCCCGGACACCGGCTGCTGATCGATGACGGCAAATTGCATCTGCGCGCCGAAAAGACGGATGGCAAGAGCATTGTCTGCACCGTGGTTGCCGGCACCTCGATCTCCGACCGCAAGGGCGTCAGCCTTCCCGATACGCTGCTCGGCGTCGGCGTTCTGACCGACAAGGATCGCGCCGATCTGGATGCCGTGCTTGCCACCAACCAGGCCGATTGGGTGGCCTTGTCCTTCGTCCAGCGGCCCGAGGATCTGGCGGAAGTGCGCAAGATCTCACAGGGCCGGGTGGGGCTGATGTCGAAGATCGAGAAGCCGCAGGCGATCGAGCGGATCGAGGAAATCATCGAGCTCTCCGATGCGCTGATGGTGGCGCGCGGCGATCTCGGCGTCGAAATGCCGCTGGAAGCGGTTCCCGGCCTGCAGAAACAGTTGACGCGCGCATGTCGCCGCGCCGGCAAGCCGGTCGTCGTGGCGACGCAGATGCTGGAATCGATGATCACGGCCCCGGTTCCCACCCGCGCCGAGGTGTCCGACGTCGCGACCGCCGTCTTCGAAGGCGCCGATGCCGTGATGCTCTCGGCCGAATCGGCCTCCGGGCAGTATCCGGTCGAGGCGGTGTCCACCATGGCCTCCATCGCGACCAAGGTGGAGCAGGATCCCTATTACTCCAACATCATCTATGCGCAGCGCCCGCAGCCGGAAGCCACCGGCGCCGATGCGATCTCGCTTGCCGCCCGCCAGATCGCCGAGACCCTGAAGCTTGCCGCGATCGTCACCTATACCTCGTCGGGCACCACCGGATTGCGCGCCGCGCGCGAGCGCCCGCAGGTGCCGATCATCGCGCTTTCGCCGGTGGTCCAGACGGCGCGTCGCCTGTCGGTCTGCTGGGGCCTGCACTGCGTGGTGGCGCAGGAGCCGACGGATCTCGACGACATGGTCAACAAGGCCTGCCGCATCGTCGCCGCCGAAGGCTTCGGCAAGCCGGGCGACCGCATCATCATCTCCGCCGGCGTGCCTCTCGGGACGCCGGGCGCCACCAATATGCTGCGCATGGCCTATATCGGCCCGGACGGCAAATCGGGCGTGTAA
- a CDS encoding YdcH family protein — MTIQAHIESLEKKHGALEEELQDTLASPSADDRTIAELKRRKLRLKDEMQRLRQDTRH; from the coding sequence ATGACCATTCAGGCTCATATCGAATCGCTTGAAAAGAAGCACGGCGCTCTTGAGGAGGAGCTCCAGGATACGCTTGCCTCTCCATCTGCGGATGATCGCACGATCGCGGAGCTGAAGCGCCGCAAGCTTCGTCTGAAGGACGAAATGCAGCGGCTGCGCCAAGACACCCGTCATTGA